A region from the Phycisphaerales bacterium genome encodes:
- a CDS encoding SDR family oxidoreductase, translated as MIRALLEGLRTVKIKRILVTGGAGFLGSHICDRLVAQGHDVICLDNLFTSQKINIQHLLGKPNFEFIRHDVTHPVWLEVDEIYNMACPAAPGHYQYNPIKTMKTSVLGAINMCGMAKRCNAKILQASTSEVYGDPEIHPQPESYRGNVNPIGPRACYDEGKRAAETLFFDYHRANKLNIRVIRIFNTYGPRMHPFDGRVVSNFIRQALHGEDITIFGDGSQTRSFCYCDDLVEGIIRMMNGPDDFIGPVNLGNPIEFTIKELAEEVVRLTAAKSKLIHKPLPADDPTQRKPDISLAAKRLGWEPKIQLKEGLEKTIAYFKKVNLDEFRAPTPNY; from the coding sequence ATGATCCGGGCACTCTTGGAAGGGCTCCGCACCGTGAAGATCAAGCGCATCCTCGTCACCGGCGGCGCCGGGTTCCTCGGCTCCCACATCTGCGACCGACTCGTCGCCCAGGGGCATGACGTCATCTGCCTCGACAACCTCTTCACCAGCCAGAAGATCAACATCCAGCACCTGCTCGGCAAGCCCAACTTCGAGTTCATCCGACACGACGTCACACATCCCGTCTGGCTCGAGGTCGACGAGATCTACAACATGGCCTGCCCCGCCGCCCCCGGGCACTACCAGTACAACCCCATCAAGACCATGAAGACCAGCGTCCTCGGCGCCATCAACATGTGCGGCATGGCCAAACGCTGCAACGCCAAGATCCTCCAGGCCTCCACCAGCGAGGTCTATGGCGACCCCGAGATCCACCCCCAGCCCGAGTCCTATCGCGGCAACGTCAACCCCATCGGTCCCCGCGCCTGCTACGACGAGGGCAAGCGCGCCGCCGAGACCCTCTTCTTCGACTACCACCGCGCCAACAAACTCAACATCCGCGTCATCCGCATCTTCAACACCTATGGCCCTCGCATGCACCCCTTCGACGGACGCGTCGTCAGCAACTTCATCCGCCAGGCCCTCCACGGCGAGGACATCACCATCTTCGGCGACGGCTCCCAGACCCGTTCCTTCTGCTACTGCGACGACCTCGTCGAGGGCATCATCCGCATGATGAACGGGCCCGACGATTTCATCGGCCCCGTCAACCTCGGCAACCCCATCGAGTTCACCATCAAGGAACTCGCCGAGGAGGTCGTCCGCCTCACCGCCGCCAAGTCCAAACTCATCCACAAGCCCTTGCCCGCGGACGACCCGACGCAGCGCAAGCCCGACATCTCCCTCGCCGCCAAGCGCCTGGGTTGGGAGCCCAAGATCCAACTCAAGGAAGGCCTGGAGAAGACCATCGCCTACTTCAAAAAAGTGAACCTCGACGAGTTCCGCGCTCCGACGCCGAACTACTAG
- a CDS encoding DUF2339 domain-containing protein, with the protein MLTEADRNTEVEVPRRDIEGVIGGRLLAWIGAVIVIVGIGFFVKYAHDEGWIVLTPARGCITGGMFGAALTAAGVFVWKRFGPAASVGVIAAGIGSMFASVLAAEHVYHLISPGIAFVLLSMVTVVGIVLSANLRLISVTALSMVGAYLVPFLLITGRQSTWVTPSYAVLLQIVGIATAWRLRGRFYSLRTLAMWGTGILGIWWVLDHALEHPVQCFAFTIVYWAVVHIEIAKSALLASDSPEFSSDSEDSTYSVNLENVLRWRPYVASFSASVYAAGLGIYIARDTSLRFDWLVPTCGMAATATIGFVIAAGHKLREPSTERSRLGVCLLLQAGAFLLLTIGMALTSWSMPLALLILGVAAVAASSRIRYDPLLIYGMIAAGIGTVRLLLFDSILSGMNTGGVHVIGLELTTWTAMMAIAGVAWFVIGAIVRHTESHRAISNASWCLALLLVPIGLANASTPVHAMSIAFASAAIAVAVLARAARSQGVWIASVGTMALASILAVYGVWWMEPSILELAGAHLAREAMVPLTCAVAWIVMALLERSESERRASEIIFGLLGFAFLFSTPIHERTDSTSLAWIWLGLDLFIISGIPLLKRRAITLITPVASLMSAIVWFAAYVLAPWSASPSPLVFHPGLWYSFILACAIVMQARLLRPGSSSDRTNGGTLDMLERALYVIAGSLLFTSTSLEVARGASKLASDEAAQGGALSIWWALIAVGLITLGFFRNRSIVRHVGLGLLMVVGAKVVILDLATVSAGWRIGSFVGVGLLMLAVAIGYSRLNRTNAKSPIEERGTTDR; encoded by the coding sequence ATGCTCACGGAAGCAGATCGCAACACCGAAGTCGAGGTGCCTCGACGTGACATAGAAGGTGTGATCGGCGGTCGACTCCTCGCCTGGATCGGGGCGGTCATTGTGATCGTCGGCATCGGTTTCTTCGTGAAGTACGCGCACGATGAGGGCTGGATCGTCCTGACTCCCGCTCGCGGATGCATCACCGGCGGCATGTTCGGGGCGGCTCTCACGGCTGCGGGAGTCTTCGTCTGGAAACGATTCGGACCTGCGGCATCGGTTGGCGTGATCGCCGCCGGTATCGGCTCGATGTTCGCCTCCGTGCTCGCCGCCGAACACGTCTACCACCTCATCTCGCCCGGTATCGCGTTCGTTCTCCTTTCGATGGTCACGGTCGTAGGTATTGTGCTGTCGGCAAACCTCAGGCTGATCTCGGTGACGGCGCTCTCCATGGTGGGCGCGTATCTCGTCCCATTTCTCCTGATCACAGGCAGGCAGAGCACATGGGTGACCCCGTCTTATGCGGTCCTCCTCCAGATTGTGGGCATTGCCACGGCCTGGAGATTGCGTGGGCGCTTCTATTCCCTCCGAACGCTCGCGATGTGGGGCACAGGCATCCTGGGCATCTGGTGGGTTCTCGACCACGCCCTGGAGCACCCGGTCCAGTGCTTCGCATTCACCATTGTCTATTGGGCAGTGGTGCACATCGAGATCGCCAAGTCAGCCCTTCTTGCGAGCGACTCACCCGAGTTCTCTTCGGATTCTGAGGATTCAACATACTCCGTCAATCTCGAGAACGTGCTGCGGTGGAGGCCCTACGTCGCCTCGTTCTCGGCCAGCGTCTATGCCGCGGGTCTGGGGATCTACATCGCACGCGATACGAGCCTCCGCTTCGACTGGCTCGTCCCCACGTGCGGGATGGCCGCGACCGCCACGATCGGCTTCGTCATTGCCGCCGGCCACAAACTCCGCGAGCCATCTACCGAACGCAGCCGCCTCGGTGTGTGCCTCCTCCTCCAGGCGGGCGCGTTCCTCCTGCTCACCATCGGAATGGCACTGACGAGTTGGTCGATGCCACTTGCCTTGCTCATCCTCGGCGTCGCCGCCGTCGCGGCCTCATCTCGAATTCGATACGACCCTCTCCTGATCTACGGCATGATTGCCGCCGGAATCGGCACGGTTCGACTCCTCCTCTTCGATTCCATCCTCTCGGGCATGAACACCGGGGGCGTGCACGTGATCGGCCTCGAGCTCACCACCTGGACCGCGATGATGGCGATCGCCGGTGTGGCCTGGTTCGTGATCGGGGCCATTGTCCGCCACACGGAGAGCCATCGTGCGATCTCCAACGCATCCTGGTGTCTCGCCCTCCTCCTCGTGCCGATAGGGCTCGCAAACGCGTCGACTCCTGTGCACGCGATGAGCATCGCGTTTGCGTCCGCCGCGATCGCCGTGGCCGTTCTCGCACGAGCCGCTCGGAGTCAAGGAGTTTGGATCGCCTCAGTCGGAACTATGGCCCTCGCGTCGATTCTGGCGGTCTATGGGGTATGGTGGATGGAGCCATCCATACTGGAACTCGCCGGCGCCCATCTGGCCCGAGAGGCCATGGTGCCCCTGACGTGTGCCGTGGCCTGGATCGTGATGGCATTGCTCGAACGGAGCGAGAGCGAACGACGCGCGAGCGAGATCATCTTTGGACTGTTGGGCTTTGCATTTCTCTTCTCCACGCCCATCCACGAGCGGACCGACTCCACCTCGCTCGCGTGGATCTGGCTGGGGCTTGATCTCTTCATCATCTCGGGAATCCCGCTCCTCAAGCGCCGTGCAATCACACTCATCACGCCCGTCGCGAGCCTGATGAGTGCAATCGTGTGGTTCGCCGCATACGTGTTGGCTCCGTGGTCGGCAAGCCCATCACCACTTGTTTTCCATCCTGGCCTCTGGTACTCCTTCATTCTCGCGTGTGCGATCGTGATGCAGGCTCGGCTCCTCCGTCCGGGATCGAGTTCAGACAGAACCAACGGCGGCACGCTCGACATGCTGGAACGTGCCTTATACGTGATTGCAGGTTCACTGCTCTTTACTTCAACCAGCCTTGAGGTGGCGCGTGGCGCCTCAAAGCTCGCCTCCGATGAGGCCGCGCAAGGAGGTGCGCTCTCGATCTGGTGGGCCCTCATCGCGGTAGGGCTTATCACGCTTGGGTTCTTCCGGAATCGGTCCATCGTCCGTCACGTCGGGTTGGGCCTGCTCATGGTTGTCGGTGCCAAAGTCGTGATCCTTGATCTTGCCACTGTGTCCGCGGGCTGGCGGATCGGTAGTTTCGTGGGTGTCGGACTCCTCATGCTCGCGGTGGCCATCGGGTACTCTCGCTTGAACCGCACCAACGCCAAATCGCCCATTGAGGAGCGCGGCACGACCGACCGTTGA
- a CDS encoding 2'-5' RNA ligase family protein, translating to MLDLVPRSGGYEHARPTPLEQIHLTLLFIGDTADRLLPHVVESVERSVAGLSPCVLRVASPMVLPPKGMARVLALELSPHRTILEIHRRLANRLTSTHRMPDRFLPHITIARFPGPGVDRATLAPWSLPEIDEYPIEFLVDRVILIRSVLGGGPEGRADHKPVASIVLGA from the coding sequence ATGCTCGATCTCGTCCCGCGTTCCGGCGGCTACGAGCACGCCCGCCCCACGCCACTCGAGCAGATTCACCTGACGCTCCTCTTCATCGGCGACACCGCCGACCGACTCCTTCCCCACGTCGTCGAGTCCGTCGAACGATCGGTCGCCGGGCTTTCGCCGTGCGTCCTCCGCGTCGCGTCGCCGATGGTCCTTCCGCCAAAGGGCATGGCCCGCGTCCTCGCCCTCGAACTCTCCCCGCATCGAACGATTCTCGAGATCCACCGTCGCCTCGCCAACCGTCTCACCAGCACCCACCGAATGCCCGATCGGTTCCTGCCCCATATCACGATCGCACGATTCCCAGGACCCGGCGTCGATCGTGCCACTCTCGCACCATGGTCGCTCCCTGAAATCGACGAGTACCCCATCGAGTTCCTCGTCGACCGCGTCATCCTCATCCGCAGCGTCCTGGGGGGCGGTCCCGAAGGCCGAGCCGACCACAAACCGGTCGCGTCGATCGTTCTGGGCGCGTGA